In one window of Cellulophaga sp. HaHa_2_95 DNA:
- a CDS encoding MarR family winged helix-turn-helix transcriptional regulator: MNVEAIIKTEKEIPLRQRTLIHLNLVSNKVTEITTNKLKPFDVSLQQFNVLRILRGQKGKAANLSTLNDRMVTKMSNTTRLVDKLITKGYVLRTACESNRRKVEIYITESGLDALLQMDKAMQSADETILEKFTNEDLLVLNKLFDKF; this comes from the coding sequence ATGAATGTAGAAGCCATCATAAAAACAGAAAAAGAAATTCCTTTACGCCAAAGGACTCTTATTCATTTAAATCTAGTAAGTAATAAGGTAACGGAGATTACTACAAATAAGCTAAAACCTTTTGATGTTTCGCTTCAGCAATTTAATGTTTTAAGGATTTTAAGAGGTCAAAAAGGTAAAGCTGCCAATTTGAGTACACTTAATGACCGTATGGTTACTAAAATGAGTAATACCACTAGACTTGTTGATAAGCTAATAACTAAAGGGTATGTATTACGCACTGCTTGTGAAAGCAACCGCAGAAAAGTAGAGATCTACATTACGGAATCGGGTTTAGACGCTTTATTGCAAATGGATAAAGCAATGCAAAGTGCAGACGAGACTATTCTTGAGAAATTTACA
- a CDS encoding rhodanese-like domain-containing protein produces the protein MADLSQEEWVEQLNNDGNAFILDVRTPEEVEGGYIPEATNIDIHLGQGFLDEIEKLDKNKSYYVYCRSGARSGQACAIMNSVGFENAYNLLGGFMNWEGEVVE, from the coding sequence ATGGCAGATTTATCACAAGAAGAATGGGTAGAGCAACTAAACAATGATGGCAATGCTTTTATTTTAGATGTGCGTACACCTGAAGAAGTAGAAGGCGGTTACATTCCAGAGGCTACAAATATAGATATTCATTTAGGGCAAGGTTTTTTAGATGAAATTGAAAAACTTGACAAAAATAAAAGTTACTATGTGTATTGTCGTTCTGGAGCAAGAAGCGGACAAGCATGTGCTATCATGAATAGTGTAGGATTTGAAAATGCTTATAATTTATTAGGTGGTTTCATGAATTGGGAAGGTGAGGTTGTTGAGTAA